A genomic segment from Planctomycetota bacterium encodes:
- a CDS encoding metal ABC transporter ATP-binding protein yields MSEQPLIEVSQATLSYGRNVILRDVTLTVHSGEFWCLLAPNGEGKTTFIKALLGALRPRRGLIRLNGGLDRAGVNRHRVSYVPQRLDLASSLPTTVREFVAAGLIGVRGISNANSRIRQTLDLVGLSSKAGASYFTLSGGQKQRALLARALIRDPRLLVVDEPTAGLDFAAAETVLKTLRDLNAEYAITVLFVTHDLQIAADLATHVALFKNKRVAAGPVRETLTGEALSETYDADITVDDNGGRLVVGTKRKDAA; encoded by the coding sequence TTGAGTGAGCAGCCACTGATCGAGGTCTCGCAGGCGACACTGTCGTACGGACGCAACGTGATTCTGCGGGATGTCACGCTCACCGTTCATTCGGGCGAGTTCTGGTGTCTCCTGGCTCCAAACGGCGAAGGCAAGACCACCTTCATCAAGGCGCTTCTCGGTGCATTGCGTCCTCGGCGGGGCCTCATTCGCCTCAACGGGGGTTTAGATCGCGCGGGTGTCAATCGGCACAGGGTCAGCTATGTCCCGCAGCGACTCGATCTGGCGTCGTCACTTCCGACCACCGTCCGCGAGTTCGTCGCCGCAGGGCTCATCGGCGTCCGCGGAATCTCCAACGCGAACTCGAGGATCAGGCAGACGCTCGATCTTGTCGGCCTGTCGTCCAAAGCCGGTGCGAGCTACTTCACGCTGAGCGGAGGCCAGAAGCAACGAGCGCTCCTTGCCCGCGCGCTCATACGCGATCCCCGGCTTCTCGTCGTCGACGAACCGACCGCTGGACTGGACTTCGCCGCGGCCGAGACAGTGCTCAAGACGCTTCGGGATCTCAACGCGGAGTACGCCATCACGGTGCTCTTCGTGACACACGATCTTCAGATTGCTGCTGATCTTGCCACCCATGTCGCGCTGTTCAAGAACAAGCGGGTTGCGGCGGGACCCGTACGCGAAACGCTGACCGGCGAGGCCTTGAGCGAGACCTACGACGCGGACATCACCGTCGACGATAACGGCGGTCGGCTCGTTGTCGGGACGAAGCGAAAGGACGCAGCGTGA
- a CDS encoding metal ABC transporter permease, translating to MSDVLTGFLSSWRLFGDAYVLALTSASLLGLLGVVVVGRGQMFVGAAIGQSAALGTAIALLLTFLGWLPASIGPVSLQLLLTIATGVAASLWIGRGRSELSSSIGVGDERSAIVFVSASALAIVMLADLPQGTRQLQAVLGSSVLGASRLDVILTGTALAGVVTGAVVFGRRLGLLLTDPTMAAAIGMRLGVWSLLLAAVLGGGISLSIATTGFLFTFGVLVLAPLAARELCRRTATVFVLAPIVGFVGTLIGLIAAFGLDLPPGPMAVCALAVTYALLVAGRRVVAVALD from the coding sequence GTGAGCGACGTCCTCACCGGCTTCCTTAGCTCATGGCGGCTCTTCGGTGACGCCTACGTCCTGGCATTGACCTCGGCCTCCCTGCTAGGGCTGCTCGGGGTCGTTGTTGTTGGTCGAGGCCAGATGTTCGTCGGTGCAGCTATCGGACAGTCGGCGGCACTCGGCACGGCGATCGCCCTGCTGCTCACATTCCTTGGCTGGCTGCCTGCATCGATCGGACCCGTCTCTTTGCAGTTGCTGCTCACGATTGCAACGGGTGTGGCAGCGAGCCTGTGGATAGGACGTGGTCGTTCAGAGCTGTCGTCGTCCATCGGCGTCGGCGACGAGAGATCGGCGATCGTCTTCGTCTCTGCTTCAGCGCTGGCGATTGTGATGCTCGCAGACTTACCGCAAGGAACGCGGCAGCTTCAGGCGGTGCTCGGGTCTTCCGTGCTCGGTGCGAGCAGACTTGATGTCATCCTCACCGGCACTGCGCTCGCGGGAGTTGTTACTGGTGCAGTCGTTTTCGGGCGACGTCTCGGGCTGCTTCTGACGGATCCGACCATGGCTGCAGCGATCGGAATGCGTTTGGGTGTCTGGAGTCTTCTCCTGGCAGCCGTCCTTGGCGGCGGGATCAGCCTGTCCATTGCGACGACCGGCTTCCTCTTTACATTCGGAGTCCTCGTCCTCGCTCCGCTCGCCGCACGTGAGCTATGCCGACGAACGGCCACGGTTTTTGTCCTTGCTCCCATCGTCGGATTCGTCGGAACGCTGATTGGCCTCATCGCCGCGTTCGGCCTGGACCTGCCACCCGGACCGATGGCCGTTTGTGCCCTTGCGGTGACCTACGCCCTGCTCGTTGCCGGCCGCCGCGTCGTAGCAGTAGCACTGGACTGA